In the genome of Ignavibacteriales bacterium, one region contains:
- a CDS encoding phosphopentomutase, whose amino-acid sequence MNNFFIIVLDGVGIGELPDAKKYNDEGSNTLVNIAEAVNGLNLPNLCNLGLGNITGIKGVNKTEQPKASFGKMIESSKGKDSTTGHWELGGIILEKDFSYFHSGFPDYIIDKFLHLNQIEGYLGNIAASGTEIIQQLGEEHIRTGYPIVYTSADSVFQIAAHEDIIPLKELYRICETTRSKVLIEPLNVARVIARPFIGSDGRFTRTTNRKDFSLSPPSDTVLDVLKSNGIKTVAIGKINDLFNHRGIVTPEFTKSNEQGCNKLLEYSSKAKDSLIFANLVDFDVYYGHRNDPEGFAKALEQFDKFLPDFLETLNASDRLIITADHGNDPTTPSTDHSREYVPILYYGKNKTGKDLGVRSTFADVGKTVAAFYNVKNNLDGKSFLNE is encoded by the coding sequence TTGAATAATTTCTTTATCATTGTACTTGATGGAGTTGGTATCGGCGAATTGCCGGATGCTAAAAAATACAATGATGAAGGCAGTAACACTCTCGTCAATATTGCCGAAGCAGTGAACGGACTAAACCTTCCAAACCTTTGTAACCTGGGTTTAGGCAACATCACGGGAATTAAAGGTGTGAATAAAACCGAACAGCCGAAAGCATCTTTCGGAAAAATGATTGAAAGTTCAAAAGGGAAAGATTCGACCACAGGGCATTGGGAATTAGGCGGAATAATTCTCGAAAAGGATTTTTCATATTTTCATTCTGGATTTCCGGACTACATAATTGACAAATTTTTGCATTTGAATCAGATTGAAGGATACCTTGGAAACATCGCAGCATCAGGCACAGAAATAATTCAGCAGCTTGGTGAAGAGCATATCAGAACCGGTTACCCTATTGTTTATACTTCAGCGGATTCTGTCTTTCAAATTGCTGCGCACGAGGATATAATTCCTTTAAAAGAACTGTACAGAATTTGTGAGACAACAAGAAGCAAAGTATTAATTGAACCATTAAATGTAGCCAGAGTTATAGCTCGTCCATTTATTGGAAGTGACGGTCGATTTACAAGAACTACAAACAGGAAAGATTTTTCGCTATCACCGCCATCGGATACGGTTCTGGATGTTTTAAAATCCAATGGAATTAAAACCGTTGCTATCGGAAAGATAAATGACCTGTTTAATCATCGGGGCATAGTTACTCCTGAATTCACAAAATCGAACGAACAAGGTTGTAACAAACTTTTGGAATATTCGTCTAAAGCTAAAGATAGTTTGATATTTGCAAACCTGGTGGATTTCGATGTCTATTATGGGCATAGAAATGATCCAGAAGGATTTGCTAAAGCGCTTGAGCAATTTGATAAATTTTTGCCTGATTTTTTGGAAACTTTAAATGCATCAGACAGGTTAATTATTACAGCGGACCATGGTAATGATCCTACTACACCAAGTACAGATCACAGCCGGGAGTATGTTCCGATTTTGTACTATGGTAAAAACAAAACCGGAAAAGATTTGGGTGTTCGTAGTACATTTGCTGATGTCGGTAAAACTGTTGCCGCTTTTTATAATGTGAAAAATAATCTTGACGGAAAAAGTTTTCTCAATGAATAA
- a CDS encoding C40 family peptidase, whose amino-acid sequence MIKLQRYFVSIIIIAGISFNSGCASSSNSLRYKSSGETISERYENSVRFTSVDTVQTSPVDIEDADSLEWDYLVDDSDSDEFPDEETAVSFSEVVRKINPSDNSSQISADYSNMQEKVLMEIIEYLNTPYKYGGNSKKGIDCSAFTQTIFNNTLSIQLLRSAREQYTQGTKIDNREELKFGDLVFFNTRRRVKPGHVGIYIGDNLFAHASSKKGVIVSSLDLDYYSKRFMGGRRMENNGSF is encoded by the coding sequence ATGATTAAACTTCAAAGATATTTTGTTTCAATCATCATCATAGCCGGGATTAGTTTCAATTCCGGCTGTGCTTCCTCCTCAAATTCATTACGTTATAAATCATCCGGCGAGACAATTTCAGAACGCTACGAGAACAGTGTCCGGTTCACTTCAGTCGATACAGTACAAACAAGCCCCGTTGATATAGAGGATGCCGATTCGCTTGAATGGGACTATCTTGTAGATGATTCAGATTCCGATGAATTTCCAGATGAAGAAACAGCAGTCTCTTTTTCTGAAGTAGTTAGAAAAATTAATCCATCAGATAATAGTTCTCAAATATCTGCTGACTATAGTAACATGCAGGAAAAAGTTTTGATGGAAATAATCGAGTATCTCAACACACCTTATAAGTATGGCGGTAATTCAAAAAAAGGAATTGACTGTTCCGCATTTACACAGACTATTTTCAATAACACCCTTTCAATCCAGCTTCTGAGATCTGCAAGAGAGCAGTATACACAAGGGACTAAAATTGATAACAGGGAAGAGTTAAAATTTGGTGATCTCGTTTTTTTTAATACCCGCAGAAGAGTAAAACCCGGACATGTGGGAATTTATATTGGGGATAATTTATTTGCACATGCCAGTTCAAAAAAAGGTGTGATTGTTTCATCGCTTGATCTCGATTACTATTCGAAAAGATTCATGGGAGGTCGGCGTATGGAGAACAACGGTTCATTCTAA
- a CDS encoding sigma-70 family RNA polymerase sigma factor gives MRITKQYTNRESQSLDKYLQEIGKVDLLVPDQEIELAIRIKKGDQLALEMLTKANLRFVVSVAKQYQNQGLSLGDLINEGNLGLIKAAKRFDETRGFKFISYAVWWIRQSILQALAEQSRIVRLPLNRVGALNKIGKAYSNLEQEFEREPSATELAQELDMDVSEVADTLKISGRHVSMDAPFAQGEDNRLLDVIQNDQQPSPDHTLMTESLKTEIDRALSTLTEREAEVIKLYFGLNKEHSLTLEEIGERFNLTRERVRQIKEKAIRRLRHASRSKNLRTYLG, from the coding sequence GTGAGAATAACCAAGCAATATACAAATCGGGAGAGCCAGTCTCTTGATAAATACTTGCAGGAAATTGGAAAGGTTGATCTTCTTGTACCGGATCAGGAAATAGAACTTGCGATACGAATAAAAAAGGGTGATCAGCTTGCGTTAGAGATGTTAACTAAAGCGAATCTTCGTTTCGTAGTAAGTGTTGCTAAACAATATCAGAACCAGGGTTTGTCTCTCGGTGACTTAATAAACGAAGGGAACCTCGGGTTAATAAAAGCAGCTAAAAGATTCGACGAAACAAGAGGATTTAAATTTATTTCTTATGCGGTTTGGTGGATCAGACAATCTATTCTTCAGGCACTTGCTGAGCAGTCAAGAATAGTGCGCCTGCCGTTAAACAGAGTCGGAGCTTTAAATAAAATAGGAAAAGCGTACAGCAACCTTGAACAGGAATTTGAGAGAGAGCCAAGCGCTACCGAACTAGCCCAGGAACTTGATATGGATGTTAGTGAAGTGGCAGACACTTTAAAAATTTCCGGCAGACATGTTTCAATGGATGCGCCATTCGCGCAGGGGGAGGATAACAGGCTTCTTGATGTGATTCAGAATGATCAGCAACCATCACCGGATCACACGCTGATGACTGAATCGCTTAAAACAGAAATTGACCGCGCACTTTCAACTTTAACAGAAAGAGAAGCCGAGGTAATAAAATTATACTTCGGTTTGAATAAAGAACACTCACTTACTCTTGAAGAAATAGGCGAAAGATTTAATTTAACACGTGAACGCGTAAGACAGATTAAAGAAAAAGCAATCCGCAGACTCAGACACGCTTCCAGAAGTAAAAACCTGAGAACTTACCTGGGTTGA
- a CDS encoding EutN/CcmL family microcompartment protein, with the protein MFLGKVIGTVWATRKYETLENFKFLIVQPLNSEKKNNGEPLIAVDTVGAGPGEIIFYITASEAVIPLPVDFAPVDASIVGIVDTINQ; encoded by the coding sequence ATGTTCCTTGGAAAAGTTATAGGAACAGTTTGGGCTACAAGGAAATATGAAACTTTAGAGAATTTCAAGTTTCTGATTGTTCAGCCCTTGAATTCTGAAAAGAAAAATAATGGCGAACCGCTTATTGCAGTTGATACAGTGGGTGCGGGACCGGGTGAAATAATTTTTTATATAACAGCATCTGAAGCTGTAATACCACTGCCGGTCGATTTTGCCCCGGTTGATGCTTCGATAGTCGGAATAGTAGATACAATAAATCAATGA
- a CDS encoding PIN domain-containing protein, translating into MVKAQEFLIETDILIEHLTHKTKATESTLEKFMQKGICYTSVINASELLFSVNNIEDRDSVIQLLNSLKVLGLNSRYSLSVPGLNKKVRTNRDALVYVLAKINKLKIVTLDNKKYKNVSDQVKVIIPKR; encoded by the coding sequence TTGGTAAAAGCTCAGGAATTCCTTATTGAAACTGATATACTTATTGAGCATCTCACTCATAAAACAAAAGCGACTGAGTCGACGCTGGAAAAGTTTATGCAAAAAGGAATATGTTACACATCCGTTATTAATGCCTCTGAACTTTTATTTTCAGTGAATAATATTGAGGATAGGGATTCAGTAATTCAATTATTAAATTCATTAAAAGTACTGGGATTGAATTCAAGATATAGTTTATCAGTTCCTGGTCTGAATAAAAAAGTAAGAACAAACAGGGATGCATTGGTTTATGTATTGGCAAAAATAAATAAACTAAAAATTGTAACTCTGGATAATAAAAAATATAAAAACGTATCCGATCAGGTTAAAGTAATAATCCCAAAGAGGTAA
- a CDS encoding EutN/CcmL family microcompartment protein, giving the protein MFIGKVIGTVWSTQKDENLVGSKFLVVKRLDLSLIEKPDFVVAVDSVGAGVGEIVLVATGSSSRQTEITKNKPVDAVIMAIVDKIDVNEVSK; this is encoded by the coding sequence TTGTTTATCGGAAAAGTTATTGGAACAGTATGGAGTACACAAAAGGATGAAAATCTTGTTGGCTCAAAGTTTCTTGTTGTTAAAAGATTAGATCTGAGTTTAATTGAAAAACCTGACTTCGTAGTTGCAGTGGATAGTGTTGGGGCAGGTGTAGGAGAAATTGTTTTGGTTGCGACCGGAAGTTCTTCACGTCAGACTGAGATAACAAAAAATAAACCGGTAGACGCAGTAATTATGGCTATTGTTGATAAAATTGATGTAAATGAGGTCTCAAAATAG